Proteins encoded by one window of Roseibium sp. Sym1:
- a CDS encoding SIMPL domain-containing protein, with translation MKVRYFLPVPLLRKAVLAAGLSAALVGAGPVAGPAAAQDTAAPAGSITMEGRGTVAVAPDMAVISASVVTTGDNAADALAGNSAAVAKVIEAIKSEGIVAKDIQTRGFGIYPRYDHTKSSGRQPDITGYEIRNGVEVKVRDLAKLGALLTLTVENGANAVDGIRFEVSDPEEKLDEARQKAVAAARHKAEIFAAAAGVDLGTIVSITETGVEMPRPVMMRAEGLMMAKASPVPVEAGEEVIGANVTIRWSLK, from the coding sequence ATGAAAGTCCGCTATTTCCTCCCCGTTCCGCTGCTGCGCAAGGCTGTTCTGGCCGCGGGCCTGAGTGCAGCCCTGGTTGGCGCCGGACCGGTTGCTGGTCCGGCCGCCGCGCAAGACACCGCGGCACCAGCCGGCAGCATCACCATGGAAGGCCGCGGCACCGTCGCGGTTGCCCCCGACATGGCCGTCATTTCCGCCAGCGTCGTCACCACCGGAGACAATGCCGCGGACGCGCTCGCCGGCAACAGCGCTGCGGTCGCCAAGGTGATCGAGGCGATCAAGAGTGAAGGCATCGTGGCGAAGGACATTCAGACCAGAGGCTTCGGCATCTACCCGCGCTACGATCACACCAAATCCAGTGGCCGCCAGCCGGACATTACCGGCTACGAGATCCGCAACGGCGTTGAGGTCAAGGTCCGGGACCTTGCCAAGCTCGGCGCGCTGCTGACGCTGACCGTGGAAAACGGTGCGAACGCGGTCGACGGCATCCGCTTCGAAGTCAGCGACCCGGAAGAGAAACTGGACGAAGCCCGCCAGAAGGCCGTCGCCGCAGCCCGCCACAAGGCGGAAATCTTTGCCGCCGCCGCCGGTGTCGACCTTGGCACGATCGTCTCGATCACCGAAACCGGCGTTGAAATGCCGCGTCCGGTGATGATGCGGGCCGAAGGCCTGATGATGGCCAAGGCGAGCCCGGTGCCGGTCGAGGCCGGCGAGGAGGTCATCGGAGCGAATGTGACCATCCGCTGGTCTCTGAAGTAA
- a CDS encoding peptidoglycan-binding protein, which translates to MRRILVTLSCLLPLALGAAGAAFPQSTAETVFWDSIRNSSDPADLKAYLRAYPEGRWAPLAQTRLDELDRPAAGGGEGPVTACDLWTSHPADARKVSAGVEFDWIDADRAIRACEEAVARYPGVLRFRFQLGRAKVRAKQEDEGNRLIRSAADDGYPVAMLLVGFNNRFGQTVPQNTTEALRWFEKAADAGNPMAATVLGTLYLEDREIPRNLGKALHWHLKAANAGEAQAMYNLGFMYLNGDGVSRDTAKGIAWLRKSAENGYANAALELADMYENGRHVRKDLREALDWYLGAADGGAPFASYRLSDLFRQGAGISRDDRAAAEFLFQAIEDGYVIMPEQLAADARGWSIAFRRALQEALKREGFYEGAIDGSFGPQTRQAIQALYDAGFADTGRDLPGDTDNRPMQVNIPELNVFSRPSVTANRLGSLVSGDPVTARRWTRDHNGDRWARICGYRFCGWSAAEFLVDLPAAPADSQPQQSARPEAVTEPEVAPQPSPEAPPDPEEGLGTLD; encoded by the coding sequence ATGCGCCGTATTCTTGTAACGCTGTCTTGCCTGCTGCCGCTCGCCCTCGGTGCGGCCGGCGCGGCGTTCCCCCAGAGCACGGCTGAAACCGTCTTCTGGGACAGCATCAGGAACAGCTCCGATCCGGCCGACCTGAAGGCCTACCTGAGAGCCTACCCGGAAGGCCGGTGGGCACCACTCGCGCAGACCAGGCTTGATGAACTCGATCGCCCCGCCGCCGGCGGCGGCGAAGGGCCGGTGACGGCTTGCGATCTTTGGACGTCCCATCCGGCGGACGCACGGAAGGTCTCCGCAGGTGTCGAGTTCGACTGGATCGATGCGGACAGGGCAATTCGGGCGTGCGAAGAGGCGGTCGCCCGCTATCCCGGCGTCCTGCGGTTCCGGTTTCAGCTGGGGCGTGCCAAGGTGAGGGCGAAGCAGGAAGACGAGGGCAACCGCCTGATCCGCTCGGCCGCGGACGACGGCTATCCCGTGGCAATGCTTCTCGTCGGATTCAACAACCGCTTCGGGCAAACCGTGCCGCAGAACACGACCGAAGCCTTGCGCTGGTTTGAAAAGGCCGCCGATGCCGGCAATCCGATGGCAGCCACGGTCCTCGGCACTCTCTATCTCGAAGACAGGGAAATTCCGAGGAACCTCGGCAAGGCCCTTCACTGGCATCTGAAAGCCGCCAACGCCGGCGAGGCCCAGGCGATGTACAATCTCGGCTTCATGTACCTGAACGGCGACGGCGTATCCAGGGACACCGCAAAGGGCATCGCCTGGCTGCGCAAGTCCGCCGAGAACGGCTACGCCAACGCCGCCCTTGAACTGGCGGACATGTACGAAAACGGCCGACATGTCAGAAAGGACCTCCGGGAAGCCCTCGATTGGTACCTCGGGGCTGCGGACGGCGGTGCGCCCTTCGCCAGTTACCGGCTTTCGGACCTGTTCCGGCAGGGAGCAGGCATCTCCCGGGACGACAGGGCCGCCGCCGAATTTCTCTTTCAGGCGATCGAGGACGGTTACGTGATCATGCCCGAGCAACTGGCGGCGGACGCGCGCGGCTGGAGTATCGCCTTTCGACGGGCGCTCCAGGAGGCGCTGAAGCGGGAAGGCTTCTACGAAGGCGCCATCGACGGCAGTTTCGGGCCGCAGACACGGCAAGCGATCCAGGCACTTTACGACGCCGGCTTCGCGGACACCGGCCGGGACCTGCCGGGCGACACCGACAACAGGCCGATGCAAGTCAACATCCCGGAGCTGAACGTCTTTTCGCGACCGAGCGTCACCGCAAACCGGCTGGGATCCCTTGTCTCGGGAGATCCGGTGACGGCCCGTCGCTGGACGCGCGATCACAATGGAGACCGCTGGGCACGCATTTGCGGCTACCGCTTCTGCGGATGGAGCGCTGCGGAGTTTCTGGTCGACCTGCCCGCAGCACCGGCAGATTCTCAACCACAGCAGAGCGCCCGGCCCGAGGCGGTCACGGAACCGGAGGTCGCGCCACAGCCTTCGCCTGAGGCACCGCCCGATCCTGAGGAAGGCCTGGGTACGCTGGATTGA
- a CDS encoding AI-2E family transporter, protein MRSPLLSVTMSVLLVCMIGWLLVVGRSLILPFVIALIVWYMINALAHAIRAIPIGRWHLPGFVSFTLALLVIFTAATMVLDIVTVNLTQLAQDAPTYQKRLEELFDQISSHLDLNDPIELQDLLPDSVVPRMVTAGASLVTTLAGSASLVFIYILFLVLEQSTFDRKFERLFASPDRAEAAFAMRAEINRSIMHYFSIKTAVSVATGALTSLVLIVIGLPYAALFGFIAFLLNYIPTIGSLIGVIFPSLLAIVYYDNLGPFIAIATGLGLIQFAIGNLIEPRLMGSNLNLSGLVIMLSLAFWGAIWGVVGMVLCVPLTVMIVIVCARFDGARPIAVLLSQTGEVGPLPAEKSPAN, encoded by the coding sequence ATGCGATCGCCGCTTCTGTCCGTTACGATGAGTGTCCTGCTTGTGTGCATGATCGGCTGGTTGCTGGTGGTTGGCCGCTCCCTGATCCTGCCCTTCGTGATCGCGCTGATCGTCTGGTACATGATCAACGCGCTTGCCCATGCCATCCGCGCGATCCCGATCGGCCGCTGGCATTTGCCGGGCTTTGTCTCCTTCACGCTGGCGCTGCTGGTGATCTTCACCGCGGCAACCATGGTGCTGGACATCGTCACGGTGAACCTGACCCAGCTGGCCCAGGACGCACCCACCTACCAGAAGCGCCTCGAGGAACTGTTCGACCAGATCTCTTCCCATCTGGATCTCAACGACCCGATCGAACTGCAGGACCTGTTGCCGGACTCCGTCGTGCCACGCATGGTCACGGCCGGCGCCAGCCTGGTCACCACCCTGGCCGGCTCGGCCAGCCTGGTCTTCATCTACATTCTCTTCCTGGTGCTCGAGCAATCGACCTTCGACCGCAAGTTCGAGCGCCTGTTCGCATCGCCGGACCGCGCCGAGGCCGCGTTTGCCATGCGCGCGGAGATCAACCGCTCGATCATGCATTATTTCTCGATCAAGACCGCGGTCTCCGTCGCCACCGGAGCGCTTACCAGCCTGGTGCTGATCGTGATCGGCCTGCCCTACGCGGCGCTGTTCGGCTTCATCGCCTTCCTGCTGAACTACATCCCGACCATCGGCTCGCTGATCGGCGTGATCTTTCCGAGCCTGCTGGCAATCGTCTATTACGACAATCTGGGGCCGTTCATCGCGATCGCGACAGGTCTCGGCCTGATCCAGTTCGCCATCGGCAACCTGATCGAGCCGCGGCTGATGGGCTCGAACCTCAACCTCTCCGGCCTGGTGATCATGCTGTCGCTGGCCTTCTGGGGCGCGATATGGGGCGTTGTCGGCATGGTCCTGTGCGTTCCGCTCACCGTGATGATCGTGATCGTCTGCGCCCGTTTCGACGGCGCGCGGCCGATCGCCGTGCTCTTGTCCCAGACCGGCGAGGTCGGCCCGCTGCCGGCGGAAAAATCGCCGGCGAACTGA